One genomic segment of Macrobrachium rosenbergii isolate ZJJX-2024 chromosome 40, ASM4041242v1, whole genome shotgun sequence includes these proteins:
- the LOC136826281 gene encoding zinc finger protein OZF-like, with protein sequence MESEYSLELPVKSESEDYLSLCQIKCENKDLDCFNENSIDNALPSKPSTEVLQYLCKDDSIEKEEDPLNCDQERREEVSTDAIVNLHTDVQAGNSLHSESCRKQFHPEGNLEDSRQTKKGKKKFSCIICGKSFSGKGYLRKHMSVHTGEKPFMCSKCGIAFSVKYKLTVHMRIHKGEKAFKCGDCGKEFGKMSHLKTHMGIHTGEMPLTCSECGRGFSKPSDYKVHMRVHTGEKPFLCSECGKTFSRMSHLTCHMKVHTGEKPYTCSECGRGFSVSSHLRRHMKIHKGERPFCCSECGKTFSRKSYLVWHINSHTGVMPFVCSECGRGFSQASLLRLHMRRHTGEKPFTCNECGKAFSRKSYVTSHMKSHTGEKPVTCS encoded by the coding sequence ATGGAATCAGAATATTCCTTGGAACTTCCTgtaaaaagtgaaagtgaagactATTTGTCACTTTGCCAGATCAAATGTGAAAACAAGGATTTGGATTGTTTTAATGAAAACTCTATTGACAATGCTTTGCCTTCTAAGCCATCCACAGAAGTTCTGCAATATTTATGTAAAGATGATTCAATAGAGAAGGAGGAAGACCCACTTAATTGTGATCAAGAACGCAGAGAGGAAGTCAGTACTGATGCAATTGTAAATTTACATACAGATGTCCAGGCTGGCAATAGTTTACATTCTGAATCATGTAGAAAACAATTTCACCCTGAAGGGAATCTAGAAGATTCCCGTCAaactaagaaaggaaaaaagaaattttcatgtATTATATGTGGGAAAAGTTTTTCAGGAAAAGGCTATCTTAGAAAACATATGTCAGTTCACACAGGTGAGAAGCCTTTTATGTGCAGTAAATGTGGAATAgcattttcagtgaaatataaGTTAACAGTTCACATGAGAATTCACAAAGGAGAGAAAGCATTCAAGTGTGGTGATTGTGGAAAAGAATTTGGTAAAATGAGTCATCTTAAAACTCACATGGGAATTCACACAGGAGAAATGCCATTGACTTGTTCTGAATGTGGAAGAGGATTTTCTAAGCCTAGTGACTACAAAGTACACATGAGAGTTCACACAGGAGAAAAACCATTCTTATGTAGTGAATGTGGGAAAACATTTTCTCGTATGAGTCATCTTACATGTCACATGAAAgttcacactggagagaagcctTACACCTGCTCTGAATGTGGAAGAGGATTTTCTGTGTCAAGCCATCTCAGAAGGcacatgaaaatacacaaagGAGAAAGACCATTCTGTTGCAGTGAGTGCGGGAAAACATTTTCTCGGAAAAGTTATCTCGTGTGGCATATAAACTCTCACACTGGAGTGATGCCTTTTGTATGCTCTGAATGTGGAAGAGGATTTTCTCAGGCAAGTCTTCTTAGATTACACATGAGAAGAcacacaggagagaaaccattcacgTGCAATGAATGTGGAAAGGCATTTTCTCGGAAAAGTTATGTTACAAGTCATATGAAGAGTCACACTGGAGAGAAACCAGTCACTTGTTCTTAA